In Miscanthus floridulus cultivar M001 chromosome 5, ASM1932011v1, whole genome shotgun sequence, one genomic interval encodes:
- the LOC136452182 gene encoding uncharacterized protein, whose product MSVTAREMPAGWLDYTSRTMASVNRLLSCVAIMSMFMTEVVPKQELYEIVKQMRNNANPGPDGLTAAFYKLAWPWIKQDVSKLWLSGRVFARRRRLGAELLQFSHRRRHRQSGAASPQVQSVEGQAEVVAPSTRANPSPSALISRGHPRVSRRATAFSSATPSRRGRWGRLRRSWWADGRVAKGGGFRGGSSTLRWLKVPRTALGGSRHRRPDLRRRAASGGGGPFVELRGAAAGRFRRSSLCGRLPGPGGARRMAWLLDVLRPRYCSNHRP is encoded by the exons ATGTCTGTTACAGCCCGGGAGATGCCAGCAGGGTGGCTGGATTATACATCCAGGACAATGGCGAGTGTAAACAGACTGCTCTCATGCGTCGCAATCATGTCAATGTTCATGACGGAGGTGGTGCCAAAGCAG GAATTATATGAAATTGTCAAACAGATGAGGAACAATGCCAACCCAGGACCCGATGGCCTCACTGCAGCCTTCTACAAATTGGCGTGGCCGTGGATCAAACAGGACGTCAGTAAACTG TGGCTCTCCGGTCGCGTCTTCGCCAGGCGTCGGAGGCTCGGAGCGGAGTTGCTTCAGTTCAGCCACCGTCGACGGCACCGGCAGTCCGGCGCTGCAAGTCCGCAAGTGCAGAGCGTGGAGGGGCAGGCCGAGGTGGTGGCGCCTTCTACGCGCGCGAATCCTTCACCTTCTGCGCTGATTAGTCGAGGACATCCACGGGTGTCTCGACGGGCGACAGCGTTCTCCTCCGCCACGCCCTCCCGGAGAGGCCGGTGGGGTCGTCTCCGGCGTAGCTGGTGGGCGGACGGTCGTGTGGCGAAGGGAGGGGGATTCCGCGGGGGGAGCTCGACGCTGCGGTGGCTGAAGGTCCCCCGCACGGCCCTCGGTGGGTCTAGGCACCGCCGGCCGGACCTTCGGCGGAGGGCGGCTTCTGGAGGCGGAGGGCCGTTCGTGGAGCTAAGAGGGGCCGCTGCGGGGAGGTTTCGCAGAAGCTCCCTCTGTGGTCGCTTACCCGGGCCGGGTGGGGCGAGAAGAATGGCGTGGCTGCTCGACGTTTTGCGGCCCCGGTACTGCAG TAACCATCGACCTTAA